A segment of the Leclercia adecarboxylata genome:
TAATCCAACAATAAAACTTCGCTATCACTTTTGATTCGATAAAATTACCCTCTAAAATAGAGTGATTCATTAATCTTCATAAGAAAAAACTATGGAAAATTATCAGATCGACAATCTGGACCGCGGCATCCTTGAGGCCCTGATGGCTAACGCCCGTACTGCCTATGCCGAACTGGCCAAACAGTTTGGCGTCAGTCCAGGGACTATTCATGTGCGCGTAGAGAAGATGAAGCAGGCGGGTATCATCACCGGGGCACATATCGACGTCAGCCCTAAACAGTTGGGGTACGACGTCTGCTGCTTTATCGGCATCATCCTGAAGAGCGCCAAAGACTATCCTTCCGCACTGGCAAAGCTCAATGCGCTGGATGAAGTGACCGAGGCCTACTACACCACCGGTCACTACAGCATCTTTATTAAGGTGATGTGCCGATCGATCGACGCCCTGCAGCAGGTACTTATCAACAAGATCCAAACAATCGATGAAATTCAGTCCACCGAGACGTTGATCTCCCTGCAGAACCCGATCATGCGTACCATCCGCCCCTGATCGGGCAAATTCATACCCACATTTTCCACAGGTAGATCCCAGCTCGCTCACAGCG
Coding sequences within it:
- the asnC gene encoding transcriptional regulator AsnC; its protein translation is MENYQIDNLDRGILEALMANARTAYAELAKQFGVSPGTIHVRVEKMKQAGIITGAHIDVSPKQLGYDVCCFIGIILKSAKDYPSALAKLNALDEVTEAYYTTGHYSIFIKVMCRSIDALQQVLINKIQTIDEIQSTETLISLQNPIMRTIRP